One region of Cydia pomonella isolate Wapato2018A chromosome 25, ilCydPomo1, whole genome shotgun sequence genomic DNA includes:
- the LOC133531441 gene encoding uncharacterized protein LOC133531441 isoform X2, translated as MIQKLVFVLTAARCFWDKGKQLPASRFEVARTFRVFGIVWQSVQKSKVSTIHLPPSYQDSAGSYANDIALLTLAKPLRGVIPICVSFNKDLEKRQLTEGNFGRNMGKLQRTGNGLPPSLFTALEVPYVSRDRCDQGELYYREQLTYDKICTGFKPGAFDRPESLICRGDHGSGLAFYSGTEWNAVPYLRGVASTPFRAPSVRTYNTCSTYRYAAFTLVSSHQRFLEQHIPGIEDKCAQYYRINADDTFECNCHCKNNTTST; from the exons ATGATACAAAAACTAGTTTTTGTGCTAACAG CGGCTCGGTGCTTCTGGGACAAAGGGAAGCAGCTCCCGGCCTCCAGGTTCGAGGTGGCGAGGACCTTCAGAGTGTTCGGCATTGTTTGGCAATCGGTGCAGAAGTCCAAA gtCAGCACGATCCACCTTCCCCCGTCGTACCAGGACAGCGCTGGTAGTTACGCAAACGACATTGCCTTGCTGACTCTCGCGAAGCCGCTCCGTGGCGTGATACCTATATGCGTCAGTTTCAACAAAGACCTGGAGAAAAGGCAGCTGACTGAAGGCAACTTCGGTCGG AACATGGGCAAACTACAACGGACGGGCAACGGGCTCCCCCCTTCATTGTTCACGGCATTAGAGGTGCCCTACGTGTCCCGAGACCGCTGCGACCAGGGGGAGCTCTACTACAGAGAACAGCTTACGTACGACAAGATCTGCACTGGATTTAAACCAG GTGCCTTTGACAGACCCGAATCGCTGATCTGCCGCGGCGACCACGGCAGCGGCCTGGCGTTCTACAGCGGTACTGAGTGGAATGCTGTACCATACCTGCGTGGTGTCGCGTCCACACCCTTCCGTGCTCCTTCTGTGCGTACATACAACACTTGCTCTACATACAG GTACGCCGCGTTTACGCTCGTTTCATCGCACCAACGGTTTTTGGAGCAACACATACCCGGAATAGAGGATAAGTGTGCGCAGTACTACAGAATTAATGCAGACGACACTTTTGAATGCAACTgtcattgtaaaaataatacaactaGTACCTAA
- the LOC133531441 gene encoding modular serine protease-like isoform X1, whose amino-acid sequence MIQKLVFVLTGLVLSEADIKAYSDIDYQANGAQRLSWSVEVYEYSNVERRHKCGGSFVTPTAVISAARCFWDKGKQLPASRFEVARTFRVFGIVWQSVQKSKVSTIHLPPSYQDSAGSYANDIALLTLAKPLRGVIPICVSFNKDLEKRQLTEGNFGRNMGKLQRTGNGLPPSLFTALEVPYVSRDRCDQGELYYREQLTYDKICTGFKPGAFDRPESLICRGDHGSGLAFYSGTEWNAVPYLRGVASTPFRAPSVRTYNTCSTYRYAAFTLVSSHQRFLEQHIPGIEDKCAQYYRINADDTFECNCHCKNNTTST is encoded by the exons ATGATACAAAAACTAGTTTTTGTGCTAACAG gACTCGTGTTATCTGAAGCCGACATCAAGGCATACAGCGACATAGACTACCAAGCCAATGGCGCCCAGCGCTTGAGTTGGAGTGTAGAAGTATACGAGTATTCCAACGTAGAACGACGGCACAAGTGTGGAGGGTCTTTTGTCACACCCACAGCAGTAATATCAG CGGCTCGGTGCTTCTGGGACAAAGGGAAGCAGCTCCCGGCCTCCAGGTTCGAGGTGGCGAGGACCTTCAGAGTGTTCGGCATTGTTTGGCAATCGGTGCAGAAGTCCAAA gtCAGCACGATCCACCTTCCCCCGTCGTACCAGGACAGCGCTGGTAGTTACGCAAACGACATTGCCTTGCTGACTCTCGCGAAGCCGCTCCGTGGCGTGATACCTATATGCGTCAGTTTCAACAAAGACCTGGAGAAAAGGCAGCTGACTGAAGGCAACTTCGGTCGG AACATGGGCAAACTACAACGGACGGGCAACGGGCTCCCCCCTTCATTGTTCACGGCATTAGAGGTGCCCTACGTGTCCCGAGACCGCTGCGACCAGGGGGAGCTCTACTACAGAGAACAGCTTACGTACGACAAGATCTGCACTGGATTTAAACCAG GTGCCTTTGACAGACCCGAATCGCTGATCTGCCGCGGCGACCACGGCAGCGGCCTGGCGTTCTACAGCGGTACTGAGTGGAATGCTGTACCATACCTGCGTGGTGTCGCGTCCACACCCTTCCGTGCTCCTTCTGTGCGTACATACAACACTTGCTCTACATACAG GTACGCCGCGTTTACGCTCGTTTCATCGCACCAACGGTTTTTGGAGCAACACATACCCGGAATAGAGGATAAGTGTGCGCAGTACTACAGAATTAATGCAGACGACACTTTTGAATGCAACTgtcattgtaaaaataatacaactaGTACCTAA